AGACGTCCCTGTGGAGCACTCGTCGTCGCTGTGGTACTTGGCCTTGGCTACTGTGGTGGCGCTGCCGCTCAGACCCCTCGCTCCGGCCTCCACCTGCAGCCCCGGCCCCGTCTCCATGGAGCTCTTGAGGTGGGCAATGTTGTCGGCGCTGCCAAACTTGTTCCTGATGAGGTTGGCGAACTCCCGCGACTTATTGAAGAAGAACGGCGGCGAGAGCGACACGCCGGGTCCGATGGTCTTGACCTTGTCCAGCGCCGGGTGTCGTCCGGTGGCGCTGACGTCCCGCAGGCTGCCCTCCTTGCTGTGAGTCCCGGACTCCTTGCTGCTGCCATCCTTGCTGCTGTGCTTGCCGTTGCTCTCGCCGTCCTTCATGCGCCGGTGATACTGTTCCAGCTTCCTCTGCAGCCGAGCGATGGTGTGCGCAGACTTCTGGTTCTTCTTTTCGAACACCTGACGTATCCGGGACACCTGCTGCTTGTCGGCGCTGTTCACCAGCTTCAGGTACTCGGCCACGTTCTGGTCCCGAGCCGTCTGCTCCACCTTAATCTGCTCCGTCAcctgaagaaaaaatacagcaaacttCAATAACTTCTAATTAACTCAGGCGGAGATGTTAAGGAAACAAGGCGCTCTTTAGGCTTGGGAATGCATTAAGGGCACCGtgatcatgaacaacctgaaatttcttaagaaaaataagttcaatttcaacaacattcagcctcagtttatcatttacacattacaacttccagaccacagagtgtctacaaagaaacacaacatttagtcacagctatctggaactgaattatgtagtattttactttatgattaaaacgacaaaagtcagataacaagacaaaaaaaaacaacaaaaacaagacaaaatattacaaacgagacacaaaacgacaacagtaagaaactaaatgaaaaaaacagacaaaaaaatagacaaatagttacaaacacaaaaatgagacaagtaaattacacaaatgacacaaacgagacaaaaaatgacaaaagtgagaaacaaaatgccaaaacatcgacacaaaacacaagcgagacaaaaaggatacacaaaatgacaaaaatatgagacaaatggcaaaagtcagacaaaaaaagacaaaaaaacaacaaaaacaagagaaaataagacaaaactgagacacaaaatgacaaaagaacaatctagtattttactttctgactaaaacaacaaaaatcagacaaaaaaatgacaagaaacaactaaaacttgacaaaatattacaaaaatgagacacaaaatgacaaaaaatgagacaaacgacaaaataaaacaaaaatttgacaaaaaagtgacaaaccCACAAAATATATAGACAAACGACGCAAGCACGGCAAAACCCCCTCCccacaaaaacaatacacaaaacaacgaataaagtgaaacacaaaatgacaaaaacaagacaaagaacaaaaagtgagacaaagaggaggaacaaaacgacaaacgacaaaagtcagacaaaaacaaaagacaaaatattacaaaagttggacacaaaatgacaaaagaacaatctagtattttatgatcaaaacaacttgtcatggtctagaaatttttttaaatttatagttttactaatttataaactgcagttaatgtcttctctgggatttttacactttgagggccggattggaccctctggagggccgcttttggcccgtgggccgcatgttggacacccttgCTTAACTAAACTAGTCCCCAGCTTCAAACTGTTTTATGCCAAAGCAAATGATCTCAGTATCAGAATAACAATGagtataaatataattttagttttttttacaataattcTCCTCAGGACAGATTAAAGAAGGTCACTGTTTGCGTAAACAGAGAATCAGAGGTCcacggtgcagatctaaagcaTGATTTTAACAGAGGAAGTCGATATAAACCAAACAGTTTCACTATGAGTGTATGCTGACTAGAGGCAGTAATTAACTGCGATCTTtattagctgtttttttctgcacatttctcgGTAAAAGCCACTAAATCTACTGTGAACAAAGTTGTCCTGATGATCATATTTCTAGGACTAACCTCCCTCTGAGTAACAACTCTATGATTTCTAGTTAAcgctgtaaaacccactgttgcaaaaatacgttttatttgtttattattgcttattatatatatatatatatatatatatatatatatatatatatatatatatatatatatatatatatatatatataaataaaagaaatttttacatattattttctttatgttttttacttgttttgctattttttttctgtatttgggtttctatatatgtatatagaattgcatattatttttctttatattttatttgtttaagtagttttttctatatttgggtttcaatatatgtaaatagaattattttttgttccatttatttttgcatataattttttatttgttttgctatttctttctatatttgggtttctatatatgtatatagaatttttttagttgtatttatttttgctatttttttctatatttgggtttttatatatgtacatagattttttttttgttatttttttaagatctgtgtttatatatatatttattcatttatttatttttggtcatttttttctatatttgggtcttacagggttaaaggaCCGTCGATGGATAAATCAGAAGAGGTAAATTGGGTGGTATCTGTGCATCACAGCggaaatttaaatgaaactgaGCTCATTTGTGGAttgaaaaatgctgctttaatcGCTCTACAAAATCCCACTGAACCAAGCTAAAGAGAAACTTAATTTTGTAAAGTTACTTTTTACTCCAGAGTAAATCTACGAAGAGACACCAGAGGAGGTGAGTGATGCTTCCTCTCACCTTGAGGATCTTCTGCTGCAGGGTGTCGATACCCAGCGCTCCCTTGGTGAAGTCCAGACCCACGCCGTCGTGTCCCACGCTGTCGACCACGTCCAGGTTGGACTCTGAGCCACCTCGACGGATGGGCACCGGGATGCTGAGGACATCGCAGGCGTTACGCTCCGCCTACAGACACAAAGATATGACATTATGGGTACAACTACTGACTCATTACTGACTAATATCTATATTATGTCGTTAACAGTCTGTCAGAAAAACAGAATGGCAAAATAATGGAATAAAGTGACCTCAGAAACACCAAAATGTTCACTTTAGAATTCTACATGattgagaaaaacagcaaaacctcTGATTGAGAACCTGGAACCAATGACTGTTGGAGTATTTCCACAAATTCTAGATCGGGGTGTCAAACTCCGCTTAGTTCAGCTCTCCAgggggccagaccagtaaaatcacagcatattaacctataaataaccacaagtaCAAacgtttctttgttttagtgcaataaagttcagaaaaataaattcaatttcaacaacattcagcctcagtttatcatttccacattacaacttccagatcacagagtgtctacaaaggaacacaatatttagtcacaggaatctggaaatgaatgatgtcgtattttactttaaaaaacaacaaacacaagacaaaatattacaaaaatgagacataaaatgacaaaaatgagacacaaaacaacaaaagcgagaaacaaaatgaaaaaaactgagacaaatagttacaaataacaaaaatgagacacaaaacaacaaaagaacaatgaacaatcaagtattttactttatgatccaaacaacttgtcatgttttagaaatgattttaaatgtatagttttactaatttacaatctgcagttaatgtcttctctctaatttttacactttgaaggccggattggaccctctggaggaccacttttggcccacgggccacatgttggacacccctgttctagatGAAAAATGATTACTAAAATAACTGTGATTATTCTTCTTTTCACATCAGTTCCATGTGGTATAATTTCAAAAACATCCAGGATTCAGGCTGTTACCTGAAACGGAGCAGTTACCAAGACGGCAACACGCTGAGACATTATACTGGGATTATTCAGGCCTTAATacctttaaaaatactgaaGGTGGAAGTTTCTGATAAAAACTGCCGCTGAAGCTTGGATTTAAGAGGAAACGCCTCATTCTGACATCTTTTCTCAAGCAGAAGGAGACGCAAATATTTGGATGTTTTGCAGAATACAGATGTATAGAAGTACAAAAAGCAAACCATGCACCTTACTTTGCTGTTAAGTG
This is a stretch of genomic DNA from Amphiprion ocellaris isolate individual 3 ecotype Okinawa chromosome 21, ASM2253959v1, whole genome shotgun sequence. It encodes these proteins:
- the tmcc3 gene encoding transmembrane and coiled-coil domain protein 3 isoform X2; amino-acid sequence: MRKNYSAIPLIYVTEAERNACDVLSIPVPIRRGGSESNLDVVDSVGHDGVGLDFTKGALGIDTLQQKILKVTEQIKVEQTARDQNVAEYLKLVNSADKQQVSRIRQVFEKKNQKSAHTIARLQRKLEQYHRRMKDGESNGKHSSKDGSSKESGTHSKEGSLRDVSATGRHPALDKVKTIGPGVSLSPPFFFNKSREFANLIRNKFGSADNIAHLKSSMETGPGLQVEAGARGLSGSATTVAKAKYHSDDECSTGTSASADSNGNPAGGSGAGSGDPGRSDSNGRLVEVLDMVREIREAQSQLAEDMEALTTQFKHDYSYFTQVMQEERYRYERLEDQLNDLTELHQHETSNLKQELASIEEKVAYQAYERARDIQEVLESCQTRVSKLELQQQQQQTVQLENTDAKVLLGKCINIMLAIVTVILVCVSTAAKFTAPLLRSRLHLALTCVGVSLLALLWKNWEHLQCAVERLLLPH
- the tmcc3 gene encoding transmembrane and coiled-coil domain protein 3 isoform X3, with the translated sequence MAERNACDVLSIPVPIRRGGSESNLDVVDSVGHDGVGLDFTKGALGIDTLQQKILKVTEQIKVEQTARDQNVAEYLKLVNSADKQQVSRIRQVFEKKNQKSAHTIARLQRKLEQYHRRMKDGESNGKHSSKDGSSKESGTHSKEGSLRDVSATGRHPALDKVKTIGPGVSLSPPFFFNKSREFANLIRNKFGSADNIAHLKSSMETGPGLQVEAGARGLSGSATTVAKAKYHSDDECSTGTSASADSNGNPAGGSGAGSGDPGRSDSNGRLVEVLDMVREIREAQSQLAEDMEALTTQFKHDYSYFTQVMQEERYRYERLEDQLNDLTELHQHETSNLKQELASIEEKVAYQAYERARDIQEVLESCQTRVSKLELQQQQQQTVQLENTDAKVLLGKCINIMLAIVTVILVCVSTAAKFTAPLLRSRLHLALTCVGVSLLALLWKNWEHLQCAVERLLLPH
- the tmcc3 gene encoding transmembrane and coiled-coil domain protein 3 isoform X1, translating into MSRNTISPACIRANTSVYSALAERNACDVLSIPVPIRRGGSESNLDVVDSVGHDGVGLDFTKGALGIDTLQQKILKVTEQIKVEQTARDQNVAEYLKLVNSADKQQVSRIRQVFEKKNQKSAHTIARLQRKLEQYHRRMKDGESNGKHSSKDGSSKESGTHSKEGSLRDVSATGRHPALDKVKTIGPGVSLSPPFFFNKSREFANLIRNKFGSADNIAHLKSSMETGPGLQVEAGARGLSGSATTVAKAKYHSDDECSTGTSASADSNGNPAGGSGAGSGDPGRSDSNGRLVEVLDMVREIREAQSQLAEDMEALTTQFKHDYSYFTQVMQEERYRYERLEDQLNDLTELHQHETSNLKQELASIEEKVAYQAYERARDIQEVLESCQTRVSKLELQQQQQQTVQLENTDAKVLLGKCINIMLAIVTVILVCVSTAAKFTAPLLRSRLHLALTCVGVSLLALLWKNWEHLQCAVERLLLPH